One genomic window of Cannabis sativa cultivar Pink pepper isolate KNU-18-1 chromosome 2, ASM2916894v1, whole genome shotgun sequence includes the following:
- the LOC133034164 gene encoding uncharacterized protein LOC133034164 — MSAGMDRYMQYRLAEQDEDCVDSFTDLLTNNNGKKNGRGPTQMRDIWVRDGKNAPINYKSWHKVSDKYKDRMWKIIQENFDIPPLAENWTMRSCGKELKNWKAYLKRTYYSQTLSFEEQKKYKDKRVYAGQWEELIKSWTTDDAKKISATNKASRGQKKYNHTTGTKSFAQIRAAQKENGGSTPTRAAMFNVQLQEKQELNEYVSKEKGMNDTFSEVMGKEKYGSFRMYGFGVCPSDVWENKSTKKGNQKKYIQTLEAELKELRSQVQANKQNYNANDTSIIPDMALNYNDNVTSSQLAKKPCMSHNKKSRRQLWFSSSAYDIPIVKVGEMVNLKSVTADPETIAICLVVSKDSSKEVGGKELGDHYSEVVVQVCINLDEELIRPYGQCKTIGEVVGASIAWPRTFLVSRKSDKQLHDSMM; from the exons ATGTCTGCAGGTATGGATAGATATATGCAATATAGATTGGCTGAACAAGATGAAGATTGTGTAGATTCATTTACAGATTTGTTGACAAATAATAATGGTAAAAAGAATGGTAGAGGTCCAACACAAATGCGTGACATTTGGG TACGAGATGGAAAAAATGCTCCAATTAACTACAAAAGTTGGCATAAGGTATCTGACAAATACAAAGATAGAATGTGGAAAATCATACAG GAAAATTTTGATATTCCTCCTTTGGCAGAAAATTGGACTATGCGGTCTTGTGGTAAGGAACTTAAAAATTGGAAAGCTTATCTTAAGAGAACTTATTATTCACAAACTTTATCTTTTGAGgagcaaaaaaaatataaggacAAAAGAGTATATGCTGGGCAATGGGAGGAATTAATAAAATCTTGGACAACAGACGATGCAAag aaaatAAGTGCTACAAACAAAGCTAGTCGTGGTCAAAAGAAATACAACCATACAACTGGCACAAAAAGTTTTGCACAAATTAGAGCAGCGCAG AAAGAGAATGGTGGAAGTACACCAACACGTGCTGCTATGTTTAAC GTACAATTACAAGAGAAACAAGAGTTGAATGAATATGTATCAAAGGAAAAGGGTATGAATGACACTTTCTCTGAAGTAATGGGTAAAGAAAAATACGGATCATTCCGTATGTACGGTTTTGGTGTTTGCCCATCTGACGTATGGGAAAACAAATCCacgaaaaaaggaaaccaaaagaAGTATATACAGACTCTAGAAGCTGAATTGAAAGAATTAAGATCTCAAGTTCAAGCCAACAAGCAAAATTACAATGCAAATGACACATCTATTATACCTGACATG GCTCTTAATTACAATGACAATGTCACTTCTTCACAACTG GCCAAAAAACCTTGTATGTCACATAACAAGAAATCTCGACGTCAGTTGTGGTTTTCATCTTCAGCATATGATATTCCAATTGTTAag GTTGGTGAAATGGTTAATCTTAAGAGTGTTACTGCTGATCCTGAAACAATTGCTATTTGTCTAGTTGTTAGTAAAGATTCATCAAAAGAAGTTGGAGGAAAAGAGCTCGGAGATCATTATTCTGAAGTTGTTGTTCAAGTTTGTATAAACCTCGACGAGgaattaattagaccatatgGACAATGCAAGACAATTGGTGAAGTTGTTGGAGCATCTATTGCATGGCCAAGAACATTTCTG GTTTCACGAAAATCAGATAAACAACTTCATGATTCAATGATGTGA